In a single window of the Photobacterium profundum SS9 genome:
- a CDS encoding IS1595-like element ISPpr6 family transposase, which yields MRAKTFTYRLKYITQLLLDMTPAQREQVKLNIQSIQPEITVGDIIQPIFDISPQCPHCHSLHFNKWGKSGSVQRYRCKECAKTFNIKTKTPLAKLHKCDLWLQYAECMELKLPLRQAAKICNINLKTAFLWRHRFLEVQSEQYKDKLSGIIEVDEFFLAYSEKGTKKLNGDRVARKRGGEVDKRKRGEQVAVLLSIDRSKHMIDGVLADDTASEISSHLEPYIVKDSILCSDGAWAYVSIAEETNCDHKRLISNENRVQDKIYHIQTVNGAIAHFKGWIDIKMRGVATKYLPHYLAWFRESYAGLNFQQMLVAAYR from the coding sequence ATGAGAGCTAAAACATTCACATATCGCTTGAAGTATATTACTCAACTACTTTTAGACATGACTCCGGCTCAAAGAGAGCAAGTTAAGCTGAACATTCAATCTATTCAGCCAGAAATAACTGTAGGTGACATTATTCAGCCTATTTTTGATATTTCACCTCAATGTCCACACTGTCATTCACTTCATTTTAATAAATGGGGTAAATCTGGTTCAGTGCAGCGTTATCGCTGCAAAGAGTGCGCTAAAACATTCAATATAAAAACAAAAACGCCATTAGCAAAATTACATAAATGTGATCTTTGGCTGCAATATGCAGAATGTATGGAGCTGAAATTACCATTACGTCAAGCTGCCAAGATTTGTAATATTAATCTTAAAACAGCATTTTTATGGCGACATCGTTTTCTTGAAGTTCAATCAGAGCAATATAAAGATAAATTATCTGGGATCATTGAGGTTGACGAATTTTTTCTGGCCTACTCTGAAAAAGGCACAAAAAAGTTGAATGGAGATAGGGTTGCAAGGAAACGCGGGGGCGAAGTAGACAAAAGAAAACGAGGTGAACAGGTCGCAGTGCTTTTGTCGATAGACCGTAGTAAGCACATGATTGATGGTGTTTTAGCGGATGATACAGCCTCTGAAATCAGTTCGCATTTAGAACCATATATAGTCAAAGATTCTATCTTGTGCAGTGATGGCGCTTGGGCATACGTCAGCATAGCTGAAGAAACAAATTGTGACCATAAAAGGCTGATAAGTAATGAAAATAGAGTGCAAGATAAGATTTATCATATTCAGACAGTGAATGGTGCTATAGCACATTTTAAAGGTTGGATAGATATAAAAATGCGAGGCGTCGCAACGAAGTATTTACCCCATTATCT